From Rutidosis leptorrhynchoides isolate AG116_Rl617_1_P2 chromosome 3, CSIRO_AGI_Rlap_v1, whole genome shotgun sequence, a single genomic window includes:
- the LOC139897706 gene encoding probable apyrase 6: MRRLNARVSAAAQSSDSPKPAESDSTKPAEPDSTIDDNKTMNNKNNNSINRKFRPNQSLRSTNLFSRNQKQSHVAKSSSVFAIVFASLVIISCIYLYVNSRDSVTKRYRIVIDGGSTGSRIHVFEYLIKNGAPGFDKKGLGLGSLKVSPGLSAFMDDPNGAGESVLELLEFARKMIPEDKWGETEVRLMATAGLRLLDLSVQERILESCRKVLRISGFTFRDEWASVISGSDEGVYAWVVANYALGTLGGDPQETTGIIELGGASAQVTFFSSESIPPEFSQTIKFGNVSYSLYSHSFLEIGQNVAFDLVRGSRLSKVPNLELLGIKGPIDPCSPKGYKHNPMIGNLTPTSLVQASDQSSIIHASGNFSECRSASLTFLQKDKEECAYDQCYIGSTFIPKLQGNFLATENFFHTSKFFGLSPKTFLSELMVVGKQFCEDDWSKLKTKYPAFNDEDLHRYCFSSAYIVALLHDSLGIALDDKRIGYASQVNDIPLDWALGAFIYQVMSDVDIGKLYPTQSILTMDSSVLSGLLFIIFFVFVAYYILQWRKPNVKTIYDLEKGKYIVTRIGRHT, encoded by the exons ATGCGAAGGTTGAATGCTCGTGTTTCAGCAGCAGCACAATCATCAGATTCACCAAAACCAGCAGAATCCGATTCAACAAAACCAGCAGAGCCCGATTCAACAATTGATGATAATAAGACaatgaataataaaaataataattcaatAAATCGAAAGTTTCGCCCTAATCAATCGTTACGTTCTACAAATCTGTTTTCCAGAAATCAAAAGCAATCTCATGTTGCGAAATCGAGTAGTGTTTTCGCCATTGTGTTTGCGAGTTTGGTGATTATATCGTgtatttatttatatgttaattcgcGTGATTCGGTGACAAAACGGTATCGAATTGTGATAGATGGAGGGAGTACAGGTAGTAGGATACATGTGTTTGAGTATTTGATCAAAAATGGGGCTCCTGGTTTTGATAAGAAAGGGTTAGGGTTAGGTTCGTTGAAAGTTAGCCCGGGGTTATCGGCGTTTATGGACGATCCGAATGGGGCGGGTGAATCGGTTTTGGAGCTTTTGGAGTTTGCAAGGAAAATGATTCCAGAAGATAAGTGGGGGGAGACTGAGGTTAGATTGATGGCTACTGCTGGGCTGAGATTGTTGGATTTGAGCGTACAGGAACGGATTCTGGAGTCTTGTAGGAAGGTTTTGAGGATATCTGGATTCACTTTTCGTGATGAGTGGGCTTCGGTAATTTCAG GGTCTGACGAGGGAGTTTATGCATGGGTTGTGGCTAATTATGCACTTGGCACTCTAGGAGGTGATCCTCAAGAAACGACAGGGATAATTGAACTTGGTGGTGCTTCTGCTCAG GTAACCTTTTTCTCAAGTGAGTCAATACCTCCTGAATTTTCACAGACGATTAAGTTTGGAAATGTCAGTTATAGCCTTTACAGCCACAGCTTCCTCGAGATTGGTCAG AATGTTGCCTTTGACTTGGTTCGTGGTTCACGCCTCTCAAAAGTTCCAAATTTAG AATTATTGGGGATTAAAGGACCAATTGATCCATGTTCCCCAAAAGGATACAAACATAATCCGATGATTGGAAATCTCACTCCTACTTCTTTAGTTCAAGCAAGTGACCAATCTTCAATTATACATGCGAGTGGCAACTTCTCTGAATGCAGATCTGCCTCCTTAACATTTTTGCAGAAGGACAAAG AGGAGTGTGCCTATGATCAATGCTACATTGGGTCAACATTTATTCCCAAGCTTCAAGGAAATTTTTTGGCTACAGAGAATTTCTTCCATACGTCTAAG TTCTTTGGGTTGTCACCGAAAACGTTTTTATCTGAGCTCATGGTGGTTGGAAAACAGTTTTGTGAAGATGATTGGTCAAAGTTAAAAACAAAGTATCCGGCTTTTAACGATGAAGATTTGCATCGTTACTGTTTTTCTTCAGCATATATTGTTGCTTTACTTCATGACAGCCTAGGTATTGCTTTGGATGATAAAAG GATCGGATATGCTAGTCAGGTGAATGATATTCCACTCGATTGGGCATTAGGAGCCTTCATATATCAGGTCATGAGTGACGTCGATATTGGAAAATTATACCCAACACAATCTATACTCACTATGGACTCTTCGGTGTTAAGTGGGTTACTCTTCATCATATTTTTCGtctttgtagcatattatatattACAATGGAGGAAGCCTAACGTAAAAACAATATACGACCTAGAAAAAGGGAAGTATATAGTTACACGAATAGGTAGGCACACATAA